The following proteins come from a genomic window of Leptospira neocaledonica:
- a CDS encoding hydrogenase-4 subunit G translates to MKQIQEIINIFRPAKNLNFEKMGPTNPNARGIPVPSSKKGFHLDKSIEKVCPTGGLKVSSSKEVIFDYGACLQCGHCVEASSGQLENSGFVHVYSVDREALKVRYIDGIPATYEEEVSENVKQFRKITKNTGFQYREVAASGNNATEAEINASFNAVFDSEASMVRVVASPKHSDAVVFAGPVGPNMEIPLQVAWDTTPGPKALIACGTEAVSGGLFQRGKLPKEPDLFIGGDPPRPDVIVSAFRYLMGKKKFSFREELSKFISERRSKS, encoded by the coding sequence ATGAAACAAATCCAGGAAATCATCAATATATTCCGTCCGGCAAAAAATCTAAATTTTGAAAAGATGGGGCCGACCAATCCGAATGCGAGAGGTATCCCAGTACCTTCTTCTAAAAAAGGATTTCATCTGGACAAATCTATAGAGAAGGTTTGTCCCACCGGAGGATTAAAAGTATCGTCTTCCAAGGAAGTAATATTCGATTACGGTGCCTGTTTACAGTGCGGTCATTGTGTAGAAGCCTCTTCCGGACAATTAGAAAACTCTGGATTTGTCCACGTATATTCAGTAGACAGAGAAGCATTAAAAGTACGTTATATAGATGGCATTCCGGCAACTTACGAGGAAGAAGTTTCCGAAAACGTAAAACAATTTCGTAAGATCACTAAAAACACTGGCTTCCAATACAGAGAAGTGGCAGCAAGTGGAAATAATGCAACGGAAGCGGAGATCAACGCTAGCTTTAATGCCGTTTTTGACAGCGAAGCAAGTATGGTAAGAGTGGTAGCTTCTCCCAAACATTCGGACGCAGTTGTCTTTGCAGGGCCGGTCGGACCCAATATGGAAATTCCCCTGCAAGTAGCCTGGGACACAACCCCGGGACCGAAGGCTCTGATTGCCTGCGGAACCGAAGCGGTTTCCGGTGGATTATTCCAAAGAGGAAAATTACCAAAAGAACCGGACCTATTTATCGGGGGGGATCCTCCTAGACCGGATGTAATCGTAAGCGCATTTCGATATTTGATGGGCAAGAAGAAGTTCTCCTTTAGAGAAGAACTCTCCAAATTCATTTCGGAACGACGCTCTAAATCTTAA